AGTTCTGTTTAAGAGCAAGAAATGCATTGAAATCACCCTGCAGCAAAAAAGGATTGGAAGCACGCTCCCTGCTGATTGATGAAATCGGCGACAGGCCGTAATCGTGACCGGGGTAGACTGTTGTCTCTGCCGGCAGCAACATGAGTTTATCCTGCAACGAATGGTATTCAGCAAACGCCTGCTCTTCTGTGCCGGTACCGCCCACCTTCCCTGTAAAAAGGGTGTCACCAGTAAAAAGAGCATCACCAACATGAATACAAATGGAATCCGCCGTATGTCCTGGTGTATGAAGAATACGAGCCTCAAGAGAACCAAGAGGAAAGAGCGCTCCATCCTCAACGGTAATACCTGTCCTCGGACAGGTATCACCGAAAAGCAGGGGAGAAAGAGCTGTCATCACACCAATAGCCTCATTCCCATTGGTATGATCGTCATGACCGTGAGTTGAAAAA
The DNA window shown above is from Pelodictyon phaeoclathratiforme BU-1 and carries:
- a CDS encoding hydroxyacylglutathione hydrolase family protein encodes the protein MIVKQFRTGGDRNFGYLVADEVSKEAIVIDASFNPAIIVQFAAEQGFVIRFVFSTHGHDDHTNGNEAIGVMTALSPLLFGDTCPRTGITVEDGALFPLGSLEARILHTPGHTADSICIHVGDALFTGDTLFTGKVGGTGTEEQAFAEYHSLQDKLMLLPAETTVYPGHDYGLSPISSISRERASNPFLLQGDFNAFLALKQNWAAYKKRHGIA